A window of Pristis pectinata isolate sPriPec2 chromosome 18, sPriPec2.1.pri, whole genome shotgun sequence genomic DNA:
GAGGACACTTCTAATTGTAATGTGACAATGGAAACTGATAATAGATTTATTTTTTCAGAATGGTGAGTTCCAAGCACAGACTTGCAGGCAGTCTTACTTGATTTTCCACTCTGAGCAGTCACAGATGTTCATTTCCAAGTATGAAATGGTACAAAATTTCCCAGAACAACAAAACTACTTCCCTACATTGATGTTTATCTATTTGTTCATGTCAAATCCATTAGAAAATTCAACTATTTTGATTTCTTTATCACTTTAAAACTCCAGATCTTTAGTAAATTTGTAGTTCTGTTGGGTGATGGCAATGTATTTTGCAGTGTTATCACCTGGGCAATGAGAAATTTTCCAAAGATGGGGAGGTCCTCTGCTCCTTTAGCTTCTTCAACAAGCTTTCACCCATTATAAGGTTAATGGTGGGATTGTTTGATTGCACAGATATCCAGCTCTGTTTAGCTCTGGGTAATGAACTTGTCATTGCCCATATTAGCAAAACCGGGGTGATGCTTGGGCTGATGAGGTGGTAAATGATATTAACAATGATCATCTCTGAAAAGTGAGGAGCTAAGAAATGTACTCAACAATACTTTGTCCTAGTTGTTACCTTCCCTGTTTAAAATTGCATAGCATTTCCAGCACACTTTCTCTAACACCTGCTGGAAGAAATATTGTGGAGTGTTACATGAGTAGAAATTGTAATACATTGGTCAAAAATGAGTGAGTACATTTGTTTAAAAGTCTCTTTTAATAGAGACTTGACCATATTTTAGCTTTACAGTAAGACTAACAATGCTAGCTGTTAATTCAGTGCAATTGGACAAATAGCAGAAGAGTGATGCAATTCAAATATCAAAAACTGTCCAAGCTGAGCTGGTCTGTAAATAGCTTTTGTACAACTGTTTTGTCATCAAAATGCTTTGAATGACATGATGTTGCTGTACTTCTACAGTGGACACCAACTAATCATTTCAACTGTGGCGTGTGATTCCTTTTGCACTCTTAAAAATTGCCAACAGCCAATGAAAAATTACTTTTATGTTCTCTCAATTTTCTCTTGCAGTCTGGCCTACTACTCtttcttttatttctatttctgaaTGTGATTTGACACTGAATTTTTCTGAACTActtatttctttctgtttgtatgttttttttaattcaagtgCTTATGGGCATTATCAACTCTGCCCTGTTTTCCTCACTGTCATTCTTGGTTCACGTGCAGCAACTTAAGTTTTCCCAGTATTTTACATAAAATGTGTGAGGACAAGTCTACTTAAAAGTACATTGGGAAAATACAAAAATTAACACTTCAGATTTCAATCATTCAAAACCTCATTAATCCTATATTTTTGCTGTAATTCTTCATGTGCTGTGAATCATCATTCTTTATCATTCTCTTTATTCTTAAAACTGCAGCCCTCCTTCCCTCCTGTCTACAGACTTAAAGGTTGTCAGCATTGTACAATAAATTTTGGTGGTGATCCACACAGTTGGCATTTGCCACTTCTCCCAGGTTAATAAGTCCATTATTCATTTAATAGATGgtaactgtgtggccaaattgcCAATCGTGAACAAGGTTAGTTTTAGCTTGGTAATCTGATTGCCCATCTTTTGAAATGAGTTTTGCAATGGTTTCAAAAGCCTTCCACGTGACAGCCTTGTCTACTTAGAAGTGTTTAACTCAGCACGGGTTACCTtacagactttttttttcccctcttctgcTAGGACCTATATCCAGTGTTCTTGTAAATCGCTTTGGTTGTCGTCCTGTTATGATGGCAGGAGGCTTTTTTGCATCAGCGGGTATGATACTGGCATCGCTGTGCACCAGCATTATTCAAATCTACTTAACAGTTGGAGTCATCACTGGTAAGAAGTTGCTAAAGCCAAAACAACTTTTTTTATAGTCAAGTatatggatgttggaaatctgatatgGGAAATGAGAAGTATGCAGCAGGTtgagtagcatccatggagaatgaagcagggttaatgtttcaggctgggaTATTTCACAAGTTCTTCAATGATCTGAAAAGTTGATCTGCACACTGTCCATTACTTTGGTAAATGTCAGTAattacctcttttttttcctcctcggAAAGTAAATGGGCAATTTTCTTACCaccagtcaaagttgagtttattatcatatgcacaaatacatgtatgcataggtgcagtggaaaaacttaattgtagcagcatcacaggcatatagcatcatataagcaccatttacaagaaaaacgtaaattaaacaaattacactttttacacaattagaaaaaaattccattttagtgcaaagtggtcatagtgttgctaaactagtgattTGGGTTGagctggttggtttaagaactgaatggttgtagCTGGTCTTAAACctaatggtgtgggacttcaggcttctgtacctcctgcgcagtggtagctgtgaaaagatggtatggcccaggtggtggggatctttgcatgttgctgccttgaggcagtgcctcttgtagatactaccagtggtgaggagggatgtgacGGATTGGGTCGAGTCCACTACCTGCATTCCTTGGCTGTGCCACTGGGAGCTGGAATCTCCCATACTTTGTTCACCAGGTCACCTTTATTAATGACAGACAAAACtctgcagagttttttttttgagtgcAGGGAGTTTGCCACTGACTACAAACTCCCATGCCAAAATCATATGTTCAAGGCTgaaactcctaacccatatgatTGTGTCCATAAAAATGAAACCTACACAGGGCATAGTTCTTTGGTCTGAATTGAGGGTGAAGTTTTTATTTGTGTAGCAGGTAATACTACTATAGCCAGCCAAACAACTAAATTCCATTTTCTTCACTCCGCTTTTCACTTGCCAGTATCCAACTAAAGACCATCAGATGATGAAAATTAAGGTTTGAACTTGTAGCGTTTATCTGTTTAATGTATCTGCATCCATGCATGCTTTCTTGGAATTAAACtgatttcatttaatttgtgAATAATCCCTCCTAACTGCCTGAAGATACATAACTGAAtaaattacctttttttttcctccccaggTCTGGGTCTAGCCTTGAACTTTCAACCATCTCTCATTATGATAAACCGCTACTTTGACAAGCGGCGACCATTAGCAAATGGCTTAACTGCAGCTGGGAGTCCTGTGTTCTTGTGTGGCCTCTCTCCATTAGGTCAGATCCTATCCAAAGTATATGGATGGCGAGGTGGCTTCCTCATTCTTGGGGGTCTGCTGCTGAACTGCTGTGCATGTGCAGCACTGATGAGGCCTCTGAAAGCAAGCaccaaaggaaaagcaaaatcAGAGGAAGGAAAAGAGACACAGGTGgtggaaaagaagaaaaagaataagCTTCTGGATTTCTCTGTTTTTAAGGATCGAGGTTTTTTGATCTATACAGTAGCAGCTTCTGTCATGGTGTTTGGACTCTTTGTTCCTCCTGTCTTCATAGTAAACTATGCAAAAGACTTAGGAGTACCAGAcactgatgctgccttcttgttgACCATCTTGGGTTTTGTTGACATTTTCGCCCGACCTCTTTGTGGTATTATTGCTGGGTTGAAGCCTATCCGGCCTCGATGTGTATATTTTTTCAGCTTTGCTATGATTTTCAATGGGATTACGGATCTTGGTGGCTCTTTTGCTCATGATTATGCTGGACTCACTGTGTTTTGCATCTTCTTTGGAATGTCCTATGGAATGGTGGGAGCCCTGCAGTTTGAAGTCTTGATGGCAATCGTCGGAACTAAGAAGTTCCCCAGTGCCATTGGCCTAGTATTGTTGGTTGAAGCCATGGCTGTCTTGGTAGGCCCACCAGGAGCTGGTAAGTGTGTGTTCACCATAATATTAAAGTAGGGAAcaaaaggtggagggaaatgaacaaaataaCTTGAATGCCAGAAATATGGAAAAGGGGCTCAAGTTTGTTTTCAATGGGACATTTCATTAGATGTGTTAAGATCAGGAGTGGAGTCCCTATGGCATAACAAAAAGTGGTGATATTTACTATTTAATGTCATTCAATTCTATTATAACTTTTTAAAGGTACCACAAATGAATTTGTGACACATGGGcttgttcctccagtttctttcctccttcccctctctctgtaTAGTCAAATGGGATCCAAATGCTTTCTTTTGATTGGTAGACAATGATTTTCTTGTCACCATTATAGAAGACCTTTTGCAGCAAGGAGAGGAGAGCATTAACAAAAATATATTGCAGAGCACAGCTTGGAGTTGCAGATTCTGCATTCTTAAATATCTGGTTTAACTGTGAGCAGAAAACAGTTTCTTGAGGTGTTGCTGTTTACTTGCATGAATACTAGTTTCTGTATGATTATTGATAGTTTCTCTTTTCCATTTGTGCCTATTACAGGGAGGTTGTTGGACTATACAAAAACTTACAAGTACGTTTTTTATTTGGCTGGTTCTGAAGTGGTCCTCTCTGCCCTGATACTGTGTATTGGAAACTACTTTTTCATAAGTGGAAAAACTAAATCACCTGAGATTGAGCAAAAAGAAAGTGTAGAAGAAGGGGAGAAGCAACGGCAACAGGAACCAGGAGCAGTGGATTCCGTGGAGGTGGAGCAGTTCTTAAATGAGACGGGAGAAAATGGTGAAATTTTGCCAACACCTGAAACAAGTG
This region includes:
- the LOC127579792 gene encoding monocarboxylate transporter 4-like, whose protein sequence is MGAAVEDDKTAEVEAPDGGWGWAILIGCFVITGFSYAFPKAVSVFFKELIKEFHVGYSDTAWISSIILAMLYGTGPISSVLVNRFGCRPVMMAGGFFASAGMILASLCTSIIQIYLTVGVITGLGLALNFQPSLIMINRYFDKRRPLANGLTAAGSPVFLCGLSPLGQILSKVYGWRGGFLILGGLLLNCCACAALMRPLKASTKGKAKSEEGKETQVVEKKKKNKLLDFSVFKDRGFLIYTVAASVMVFGLFVPPVFIVNYAKDLGVPDTDAAFLLTILGFVDIFARPLCGIIAGLKPIRPRCVYFFSFAMIFNGITDLGGSFAHDYAGLTVFCIFFGMSYGMVGALQFEVLMAIVGTKKFPSAIGLVLLVEAMAVLVGPPGAGRLLDYTKTYKYVFYLAGSEVVLSALILCIGNYFFISGKTKSPEIEQKESVEEGEKQRQQEPGAVDSVEVEQFLNETGENGEILPTPETSV